Proteins co-encoded in one Paenibacillus antri genomic window:
- a CDS encoding extracellular solute-binding protein, translated as MENKPSRTTFRERMDEMIGALRNDIVSGKLQSGTFIPSINQLSKQYRLSINSVQKGLDELVAESLIERIPRVGIRVTDTREHKAVSISVGYYPTLVDDVDLNRLTERFQLRYPHIRVKLVPLQLSNYFDVADYYLKNEIVDVIAINQIHFRQFFDADDDLEDRFEPLEEDDGLYPYLSDPYRANGRLLVKPIIFSPVVLCYNKRHFAERGVPEPPMDWTWSEFMECLELLESEHGDVILPFYFYPSTSNRWPIFILQSGVDFAAQRSGKLDWSCAPILDSIQTCYDLIHRQKMFSVLLSENDFGVERLFAQQKVSVMMTSYFNLNRMRNADLTFDIAPLPYVHTPKTLLLTIGLALNRRSKQKEAGRAFIDFVSSFESQLHIRRHTYSIPALRQAAEWEGEEAGYRPSRFGMYRDIVHTYAQLYDLELRAGDRERLLAAMNMYWMGLQSIETTISQLSAIGGFAPAK; from the coding sequence GTGGAGAATAAGCCGAGTCGCACGACGTTCCGCGAACGCATGGACGAGATGATCGGCGCCTTGCGGAACGATATCGTGTCGGGGAAACTTCAAAGCGGGACCTTCATCCCTTCCATCAATCAGCTAAGCAAGCAATACCGCCTCAGCATTAATTCCGTGCAGAAGGGATTGGACGAACTGGTCGCCGAATCGCTGATCGAACGCATCCCGCGCGTCGGCATTCGCGTGACGGATACGCGGGAACACAAGGCGGTATCGATCTCGGTCGGATATTATCCCACGCTCGTCGACGACGTCGACTTGAACCGCTTGACCGAACGCTTTCAGCTGCGATATCCGCACATTCGCGTGAAGCTCGTGCCGCTGCAGCTGTCCAATTACTTCGACGTCGCGGACTACTACCTCAAGAACGAAATCGTGGACGTCATCGCGATCAATCAGATTCACTTCCGCCAATTTTTCGACGCCGACGACGATCTCGAAGACCGGTTCGAGCCGCTCGAGGAAGACGACGGCCTCTATCCGTATTTATCGGATCCGTACCGGGCGAACGGCCGGTTGCTGGTGAAGCCGATCATTTTCTCGCCGGTCGTCTTATGTTATAACAAGCGGCATTTCGCCGAACGAGGCGTTCCCGAGCCGCCGATGGATTGGACATGGTCGGAATTCATGGAATGTTTGGAGCTGCTGGAGAGCGAACACGGGGACGTCATCCTTCCGTTTTACTTTTACCCGAGCACGTCGAACCGTTGGCCGATCTTCATTCTACAGAGCGGGGTCGACTTCGCGGCGCAGCGCTCCGGCAAGCTCGATTGGTCCTGCGCTCCGATTCTCGACAGCATTCAAACGTGCTACGACCTGATACACAGGCAGAAGATGTTCTCCGTTCTGCTGTCCGAGAACGACTTCGGCGTCGAGCGGCTGTTCGCGCAGCAGAAGGTATCCGTGATGATGACATCGTATTTTAACTTGAATCGAATGCGGAACGCGGACCTTACGTTCGACATCGCCCCGCTGCCGTACGTTCATACGCCCAAGACGCTTCTGCTGACGATCGGGCTGGCGCTCAATCGGCGATCGAAGCAGAAGGAGGCGGGACGCGCGTTCATCGATTTCGTCTCGTCTTTCGAATCGCAGCTGCACATCCGAAGGCATACGTACAGCATTCCCGCCCTGCGCCAGGCGGCGGAATGGGAAGGCGAAGAAGCCGGCTATCGTCCGTCTCGGTTCGGGATGTATCGCGACATCGTCCATACGTATGCCCAGTTATACGATCTAGAGCTCCGAGCCGGCGATCGCGAACGATTGTTGGCCGCCATGAACATGTATTGGATGGGCTTGCAGAGCATCGAGACGACGATCTCCCAATTGTCCGCGATCGGCGGATTCGCGCCGGCGAAGTAA